The following is a genomic window from Malus sylvestris chromosome 7, drMalSylv7.2, whole genome shotgun sequence.
TTCTTCTCCGGTATCCAGTTTCTTCATTTAGCATATGCCTCGGTGTTAGCAGCCAAGCAATTTTGTGGAAGGTCCTTCCTACCTCATCCTCCACAAAATTTCTCCACTTAAGCTTAACACCAAATCTAGTTCTGTGGTGCATTTCTGTTGCTCTTGTAGCTATGGTTGCTTGTATATACCTTCTAAAAGTGATCTTTTACTTTGAAGCAGTTCGTCGTGAGTATTTCCACCCAATTCGTGTCAACTTCTTCTTTTCCCCATGGATAGCCCTCTTGTTCTTAACTCTTGGAATACCACCTTCATTTGCTAACAAACTGAACCCAGCTATTTGGTACATCCTTATGACCCCAATCTTGTGCCTCGAGCTTAAAATCTATGGACAATGGATGTCAGGAGGCCAACGTAGGCTTTCAAAGGTAGCCAATCCTGTTAACCATCTAGCAATTGTCGGGAACTTTGTGGGAGCATTGCTAGGCGCATCAATGGGACTAAAAGAAGGaccaatttttttctttgctgTTGGGTTGGCTCACTATGCAGTTTTATTTGTAACTCTCTACCAGAGGCTTCCAACAAATGAAACTGTAATCCCAAAGGATCTTCATCCTGTATTCCTTTTGTTTGTTGCAGCACCAAGTGTAGCTTCCATGGCATGGGCAAGAATCCATGGCTCCTTTGGTTACGGTTCACGAATTTTGTACTTCATTGCTTTGTTCCTTTATCTCTCACTGGCAAGTATAACCTGAACCTAGTTCCAATACTTAAGGATTTTGTTAAGACTAgtaattttaacatttttaatCCTCCTTTGCTGTTTGTACAGGCAGTTCGGGTTAATTTCTTCAGAGGATTTAAGTAAGATGCCACTTCCATTCATTTCTATGGCTAATCGGAAAATAAGATTGCATATTTACACTTCAAGTTTCTAACATTTATTTGCATTTGGTCTATAGGTTTTCTTTGGCATGGTGGGCATATACTTTCCCGATGACTGGTGCTGCCATTGCAACCATCAGGTACTCGAACGAAGTCACGAATCCGGTAACACAAGCTCTGGCTGTCATACTCTCTCTCACTGCCACGATCATAGTCACTATTCTCCTCATAGTAACTATATTGCATGCCTTTGTGCTCCAAGACCTCTTCCCCAATGACATTGCAATTGCCATCAGTGATAGAAATCCTAAACTAAACAAGAAGTGGTTCCACCTCAGACATGGAAGCTCGGACACCAGGGACATTGACAAATTCTTGAAATCAACAAGAAGTTTAGAAAATAAAGATTTAGAAGATGCCAAGCTATGAAGTTTGAATAACGATTACATGTAAGATATTAAGTCCACTAGTCGAACATATAAATATGGTATTAAGTCCATGCTCGAACATGTGAGGAACATAGGTTCGAAATTTAATAGTTCCCGTGAACATGTGTCGAGTGAAAAACATATCTTAGTTAGTAAATTAATAAGAGTAGGTCAAAAATATGATTGCTGAATTGTACAATATTGTGAGAGAAGGGTGATGGTaatatagtgtgtgtgtgtgtgatagtTTTCTGGAACCGCAAGAGAAAAAGGTCAATGAGTTTGCgtaaccaattgtattattgaAAACTAGCATCTTGCCACACGTGTCTGGCAATTGACTATTTTTTGTCTGATAATGTATtatctattattttatttttttgtttaactttACTTGTTTTAgtcattgttttttatttaagtaAGCGTGTGACAATTGCCATTTGTGTGTTAAATCAAAGTTTTTTTTACTAAGAAAGTCAAATTTTTTACTAAGAaagtcaaattttgttttttgtttgtttgaattttttatttttattttttaaattgaaggagagaggaagagagtgagagaacaTGGGAGTCGGTAGAGGGAGAGcgatttctttttaatttttaattatttactatttttttaaattagagattCATATTAAAATCACATGTAGATGAggcttaaacaaaaaaataaaaaaattttattttgtaaaattacGTTTTTGCCCTTATTTTTTTGTTGCGATAGAAGACTAAATAGTATTTTTACCTTCTTTTTTGTTGACAAAGAGGATTATATTAATATGCAGTTtagatattttttattaaacacccactttttgttaattttttcttaagtttaaaatttaaattcattaaaaaagtTTGTAATTAAAATTCATTCAACATTAATATTTATTGAACTATTTTAAATCCTTTGTTAAAAAAACCACTACTTTAAATCCTTTTAATTCAATTGTAATTTTGtgatttcattttttgaaatccTAATAGGTGAAGGACGAAGTCTCACTATGTCAAtgatttccttttaatttttgtgaatttgtttttccttttgaaaTCACAACGGGAGAAGGGCAATTTGTGaggatgtgaaggtaaaagatTCTCATATTGGTGGAATGAGAAATCTTGTAAGAGCTTAGGTTGGGCTACTTTCCAGATTGCCACTTAGTTTCACGGTGTAACCTCAATTTCTTTATAATTTTGAGATTATGAAAGCTTGATAAAGATTTGCTTTGGCCTTATATATGTTGTAAGTTTAGGCCTTTTATATAAAATGGAATGAAAAAATTGGGACTTTTGatgatgaaaatttaaaaagtttGTTGACAATAGCCGTCGAATCAACTAGGTCATTTGATTCTGGTTGTTTTGAATCGTACTAGGGACCTAGGGTTGTGGAGAAAAACTAGGATTCGTCAAAGATTGCATCATCATCACGAATAGGAATATACTATACAAGGACCTCTGATGCATCATCATTCGACAACCATGCCAGTCTCTTGCTGCCGGATTTCTCCACATTGCCCCGCCATCGCCGCCTTACTTCTCCATGCTAATTGCTATCCACCAAAAACCCTAGCTTGCTAGTTTTCTCAAGTTTCATGTGCTTTGCACTCTGCACCAAAATTCATCCTTTTGAAGTAATTTAttatgttttatttcttttcgtTTGGGCCACAACGCCAGGAAACCATGGGTCTAAATTGAAAGTCCGGTCCTGAACTAGGGTTACCCaattgacacaaaaaaaaaaaaattcatttgacGACGTAGGACTTCATCTCGTTTAAAATGGCAAGACGAGTAAATCTTACCATTTTCCCGTCATATAAAGGCATTTTGGCCGAAAGCCATCATTTATGATAAGTtctaaatttttgttatttttgtattgagaaattttatttgaacccatataacctCTTTCGACAATCAACTTATTCTTCACACCCATATTACTTTTGATTAAATTctcaatatctctttaaacccaactTACTACCTAAACAAACTACCCTCACAAACCAAAttcaatatataaatttatctttacactcaTTTAGAAAATAAAGACCCAAAATCAGCATTTTGCAACCCATTCTATGCGGTACATGTTACTCAATCTTTTATGAAAAATAGCATTATTGAATAGCATTGAACGGCATTGCCAGCCAAGACATGCACTTGAAGTGTTCATTCTTTTCCTCATCACAATCGATAGAGACAAATATGATCTTAAACTCATCTTAAACTTTTAGCCTTCCACTCTAAGCATTTCACAAAGTCACGTTCTTGCTATGCTGAGGGGTAAGAGCCTTGCAAGGCCAACACCAATTTGCAGAGAAGTAGAGGCACAGTTTCTTCGCATTACATGACCATAAGGGTACCTAATAATCTTGTACCAAAACAAGATTATGTTTTAATTGTCATAATcaagataaaaaaattgaactctAAAATTGAAGGCATATTTTTCTATGCTATGAACCTACTTGAACCTCACGTTCCGATATTTTAATGAAATCAAATCATTTTCGACATCCAACAACCAAATTAAATTACGAAAAAATAATATTGATTGGAACAAGAGAAAGAAGGGGAAGCTTTTGGAGACTAcatatatttgtttcaccagatagATGGACCTCAACACCTTCAAATTCAAGAACAGTCACTATATTGCTGCTGTGCACTGTCATCAAAAGTACACACAAAGTATAGCATCCATCCATGCACTGCCATCAAAACTACAAGCAAAGTATAGCCTCCACCCTTCATgaatgaaacaaaaagaaagcatGACATTCGCACAAGTAACTAGactttaaaatttaaatccCATATATGTTTCTGCTAGTAATTATGCTTTAGAAAATGTGCTGATTTTATTCCtaattccttaaaaaaaaactaaaatcaaacgaaaaaaaaCTTGCAAAAATTAATTTGTACTTTAGTTGGAGGACTCAAAAACTTCtaaatcaccatccatcattcaaaaagagtcttttttttttctctgtgaGATCGTCTTAGGTTGTAGTTAGAATGAATGTAGGTTAAAGATTCCAAGATGGTAGGGTTTGATGATTGGGTATGGGTTTATAGAAacattttagttttattgttaatttcatcttgtagttaattgtaattatgcaatagggtacaAAAAGACAATTCACAttcaaaatttaagttgggtgtagaaagaggttcctatgggttcaaataaaatttttcctttgcattttgTTTCCATTTAGGGATTCCTAATGACGGTAGGGTTTGAGGTCACTATAAAAGCAACTTTTTCTTTGCTATTAATGTTGTTATCTTCATAttataaagggaactttaacaaaaagcataatgtactgttcactttaacgaaagaccacatttttacactaaaaagtcaattatggtactattcattttacctttattttgtcattatcgttaaaactcaaagttttcaagcctttttcattagttttccttattataAAACAATAACCTTTGAGGCTTCTTTCATATATTTTGATGACAGGATTGGTGTTATTTTACATGTGAGAAAGTTAAAACAAGGAAACACCatttaactaagaaaaataattggaTAATTGGTAATTCACAGATTAAAAGATTATTTGTTGCTGATATATCCTGAAACTGGATGTTATGGACTTTTTCATGTTGTTCAGATTAACGTTATTACTTTCATTTAACGTGTAAGCTTTGGACTTGTAATATATGAATTCAAAGAAAACGACGAGATTTACAACGAGCCCAGTCGAACTTTGGGCGAATTGTGTCGTTTAATGTgtttaatttgggttttaatattttaagatctttttgatattttgtatttgtt
Proteins encoded in this region:
- the LOC126630433 gene encoding S-type anion channel SLAH2-like, whose product is MMDKSKILDTEKQNSIELPALIKHISSNEVAGFDNVEETIFLQPSDLQPISPSAKGIETADLESIVDESDPRIHQSVYSVSISMPPSPMEIHLQNSKKMMFSGETSFNNGIPNSSAETESAGSELPKVIKCHSQPILHSSALEEAVSTGCISYHPGVERLKDRRFDTFKTWSWKLDRQTPSAAQAKNGNNAQNVEIERLPADRYFDALEGPELETLRDSEEILLPEDKQWPFLLRYPVSSFSICLGVSSQAILWKVLPTSSSTKFLHLSLTPNLVLWCISVALVAMVACIYLLKVIFYFEAVRREYFHPIRVNFFFSPWIALLFLTLGIPPSFANKLNPAIWYILMTPILCLELKIYGQWMSGGQRRLSKVANPVNHLAIVGNFVGALLGASMGLKEGPIFFFAVGLAHYAVLFVTLYQRLPTNETVIPKDLHPVFLLFVAAPSVASMAWARIHGSFGYGSRILYFIALFLYLSLAIRVNFFRGFKFSLAWWAYTFPMTGAAIATIRYSNEVTNPVTQALAVILSLTATIIVTILLIVTILHAFVLQDLFPNDIAIAISDRNPKLNKKWFHLRHGSSDTRDIDKFLKSTRSLENKDLEDAKL